GGCGACCCGAGCGACGCGTCGACGGCCGGCGCGGTCGCGACGAGCCCCGTCCCCGATCCGCGCACCACGAACGCGCACGCGGCGAGCGCCGCGCCGAGCACCGCGTACGCCGCGGCCCATCCGTGCGCCTGCCCTGCGAGTCCCACCCGCGGCTCGACGACGAGCGGGTAGCCGAGGAGGGCGAGCATGCTCCCCGCGTTGCTCGCCGCGTAGAGGAAGTACGGCTCGCCGCGTCCCGGGAGCGCCGCGTACCACCGCTGGAGCAGCGGCGCCCCCGCCGAGAGGACCACGAACGGCGCCCCCACCGCGCCGAGCAGCAGCACGAGCAGCCACCCGGCCGGCGGCCATCCCGCGGGGGGCGAGGCATGGCGCACGACCGGCGGCAGCGCGAGCAGCGACGCGGCAAACAGCGCGAGGTGCACGACCGTCTGCCGACGGCCGAGCCGGCGCGCCACCACGTGCGCGTACAGGTAGCCGGCCAGGAGCATCGCCTGGAACGCCATCAGGCACGTGTTCCACACCGACGGCGCCCCGCCGAACAGCGGCAGCACGCGCTTGCTCACCATCGGCTCCACGGCGAACAGCAGCGCCGCGTTGCACGCGACCGTGACGACGAACAACGACCTGTGGCGCATGACCTCCCGCGGACGGTGGTGGCGCGGGTAATCTGCCGCCGACCGCGCTCGAGCGTCACCGGAGCCGACTCGGCTGGTCCGCGCCGTGCATGAACGCGAGGGACGCGGCGCCGTGGGGGCGTCGCCCGCACTTCACTCGATGCGCCTGTCGTCGTCGCTCGCCGTCGCCGCCGCGGTCACCGCGGTCACCGCGCTCACCGCGTCCGTCGGTGCGGCCCAACCGTCGCCCCCGTCCGACCCGAAGCCGCCGCGCGGGATGGGCGCGTCGTACCTCGACCACGCGATCGTCGACGTCTACCCCGTCGAGAACGGCCTCGTGGAGATCCTCATCCACGACCTCGGTCGCGCGAAGGCCCCCGCGCCGATCGCGATCTACCGCGCGGACGGCAAGGCGCCGACGCGCTGCGGCGTGCCGCTCGAGGTGTTCCTGAACGGCTCCCGCGTCGCCCGCTTCCGCGTCCCCGCGAAGCCCGCGATCGTGCGCGTCGAGCTCGATCCGGACCACGAGTACCCGGACGCGAATCGGACGAACGACGTCTGGACGGCCAAGAGATAGGGCAGGAGGGCAGGAGGGCAGGAGGGCAGGAGAGCCATAAGGTCTCCTGCCCTCGCGCGTTTCGCGCGCGCCCTCCTGCCCTCCTGCCCTGTCTCGGTCAGTGCCGCGTCGCCGCGTCGAGGATCTTCCCCACGATGCCGCCGATGTGCGGCGCGGTGCGCTGGGTCTGGGCCTGCGCCTGACGGGCCTCCTGCTGGAGCGCGTCGGGGATGCCGTCGGCGTTCAGGTCAGCCGCTGACGGCTGGGTGGCGCTCTGCTGTTGCTGCTTGCGCTGATGCGCGAGCGCGGCGAGCACGATCGGGGCGAGGATGAGGAGCAGCTTCTTCGTCTGACCCGCGTCGAGCCCCGACGCCTGCTGGACGCCGTCGTTCACCTGCCCCTCGTGGCGTCCGAGGACGTTGCCGAGGATGCCGCCCCCGGCGCCGCCCGCGCCACCGAGCGCGCCGGACAGGATCGAGCCGAGCGAGCCGCCGAGGCCACCGAGGCCACCGAGCAACCCCTCGTGCTGCTGCATCGCTTCCTGGACGCCCTGGGCACCGCCGGCATCCTGGGCGGTGCTCGCCATGCCGCCGAGCAGCATCGGCAGCGCGGCCTGGACGGCCGTCTCGGTTTGCGCCGGGTCGGCGCCGATCTGCTGACTGAGCTGCCGGATCTGGTCCGGACCGAGGTGCTGCTGGACGAGGTCGAGAACGCTCATTGGAGGGTGCGGTTCGGGTGAGATCGGTCGCGGGTGGAAGAACCGCGCCGCCTTCCGCCCATCCCATGATCTGGACGGCGTTTCGTCCCACAGCGTGTACAACGCCGCCGCCGAAGTCCGTGACCCGGGTCACGTTCTGTCACGTAAGTAGCTACGGATGAACGACTTGCAACCACAAACAGGCGGCGGCCCGATCGCGCACGCGCGTTGCCTTTCGGGTGGGCAGGCCGGCGACGCAGAGGCCGCCGACGGCAGGTCAACTCGCAGGAGGCAAGCATGACTCGGACGCTTCGTTCTTTCGGCAGACAGCAGCTCCAGGCGGCGCTCGTCGGAGCGGTCGCCCTGCTCGGCGGTCGCGCGGCCCAGGCCCAGTGGGGCCAGCCGCAGAACGGCAACATGCGGCTCGTCTTCGAGTGGCAGGGCAACGTCGATCGCGATACGCGCATCAACGTCGGGCGCGGCGGCGTGAGCGTGTACGGCGCGAGCAGCAACGAGAGCCGCGGCCGCTTCGTGACGCGAGGGACGCTCCCGACCGGCAACGGCACGCTGTACGTGCAGCGCGTCAGCGGGCGCGGGAACGTCGAGGTCATCCAGCAGCCCGGCTACAACTCCGGCGACGGCATCATCCGCATCACGGACTCGCAGGGCGGGCAGGGCTACTACGACATCCGCGCGTACTGGCAGTCGAACGGCACGGTGGCCGACCGGAACGGGAACGGCGACTGGAACTCGCGGCTCGGCTGCTGGGATCGGAACCACAACGACAGCTGCGATCACGACGCGAACGGCAGCACGAACGGCAACGGCGGCTGGGACCGTGGGGACGTGTACCAGCGCAACGGCGAGGTCGCGCGTGGCCGCGGCGAGGTGGCGCTCGACCGGAACGGCAACGTCGTCTACGACCGGCGCGGCCAGGTCGTGTACGAGCGCCGCGGCAACCAGACGCTGGTCCGCGACCGCAACGGCAACGTCGTGTTCGACCGCAACGGCAAGCCGGTGTACGAGAAGTCGAACAACGGCCGGCGGGGCCGCGAGCGCTACGACGACTGACGCACGGATCGCGAACGCGCCGGCCGGGGCACCCGGCCGGCGCGTTTTCGCGTCCCCGCATATTGTTCTTGCCGGGAACAATACAGCCGCCCACTCTTCGTGCATGACGCGCGCTGCCCTCGTCCTCACGCTCGCTCTCGTGGCCCCCGCGGGCGCCGGCGCCCAGCGGTGGGCGGCCGTCGTCGACGCGCGGTTCACCGGACGCGACGGTGCCCGCGTCGCCGGCGCGCCGACGTACCACACGCTGGGCACGGCGCTCGGCGCGTTGCCCAAGACCGGGCCCGCCGCGGTCTACCTGCGCAACGGTCGCTACCGCGAGAAGCTCGTCGTCGCGCGGCCGCGCGTCACGCTCGTCGGCGAGAGCCGCGACGGCGTCGTGATCACGTGGGACGACGCCGCCGGCACCCCGCGCCCGGGCGGCGGCGCGCCCTTAGGCACGTTCGGCAGCTACACGCTGCGCGTCGCGGCGCCGGACTTCCGCGCCGAGCATCTCACGGTCGAGAACGCGTTCGACTACCTCGCGAACATGCGCAAGCCGGCCGACGACCCCACGAAGCTGCAGGGCGCGCAGGCCGTCGCGCTCGCGCTCGACTCGGCCAGCGACCGCGCGTCGTTCGAGGACGTGCGCGTGGCGGGACATCAGGACACGCTGTACCCGAACGCGGGACGCGCGTACTTCCACAAGTGCGAGATCACCGGCAGCGTCGACTTCATCTTCGGCGCCGGCGTCGCGGTGTTCGACGAGTGCGTCATCGTGTCGCGCGACCGCGGCAGCCCGACGAACAACGGCTACGTCGCCGCGCCGAGCACCCCGCTCCGCCGGCCGTACGGCTTCCTGTTCGTGCGCAGCCGCCTGACGAAGGAGACGCCGGCGATGGCGGCCAACACCGTGGTGCTCGGACGGCCGTGGCATGCCGGCGGCGATCCGCAGGCGGTGGGGAGCGCGGTGTTCGTCGACTGCTGGATGGACGACCACGTGGGCGCCAAGGGGTGGGACCGCATGCGCATGGGCACCGACTCCGCCGGCAACGCGGTGTGGGCAGAGCCCAACGCGTCGCGCTTCTACGAGTACCGCAGCACCGGCCCCGGCGCCGTCGCGAGCCCGCGCCGCCTCCAGCTCACCGACGCCGACGCGGCGCGCTACACCGTGGAGCGCGTGCTCGATGGATGGACGCCACCGTCGGCTCGACGATGATGCCGTTTCGTCTCGCGCGGAGCCGCGGAGAACGCGGGGCACTGCCTCTTCGAACAGCAAAGACCTGGGGATGAAGAGATCCTCAGGATCCTGGGATCCTGTCATCCCCAGGCGTTCGCTCTTGACATTCTCCGCGTTCTCCGCGGCTCCGCGTGAGACCTCTCCAGCGGTACCGAGCACATGCCACGTTTCGCCGTCATCGCAGCCCTCGCCACGCTCGTCTCACCGTTAGGCGCGCAGGACACGCGCACCGTCGCCGAGCCGAAGATTCCGCCGGCGTGCGCCACGCTCGACGCGTCGCTCGTGCCCGTGGGCGACACGACGCTCGCCGACGCCGACGAGGGAAGGCTCGACACCGACCGCATCCAGCGCGCGATCGACGGCTGTGCGGCCGGGCGCGCCGTGGTGCTGAAGGCCGACGGGCCGCGGCGCGCGTTCCTCGGCGGGCCGCTCAAACTGCGGCCCGGCGTCACGCTCGTCGTCGACTCGGGCGCGATCCTGTTCGGCTCGCGCGATCCGGAGGTGTACGCGACGTCGGCGGGGAGCTGCGGCGTGCGGAAGGAGGGCGCTCGCGGCTGCCGCCCGCTCATCGCCGTCGACAGAGCCGACCACGCGGGCGTGATGGGCGGCGGCACGATCGACGGCCGCGGCTGGGCGACGATGGCGGGGCAGACGATCTCGTGGTGGGACCTCGCGCAGCAGGCGCGCACCGGCCCGCCGCAGCAGAACCCGCGCATGATCCAGACGAACGGATCGAACGACTTCACGCTCTACGGCATCACGCTCCGCAACTCGCCGAACTTCCACGTCGTGTTCGACCGTGGCGACGGGTTCACCGCGTGGGGCGTGAAGATCCACACGCCGAGCCCGAACGCGCGCAACACCGACGGCATCGACCCCGCCGGCGCGACGAACGTGACGATCACGCGGAGCTGGATCCTGACCGGCGACGACAACGTCGCGATCAAGGGCGGCAGCGCGAAGACGACGCACGTCACCGTGTCGCACAACCACTTCTACCGCGGCCACGGCATGTCGATCGGCAGCGAGACGAACGCCGGCGTCGAGCGCGTGCTCGTCACCGACCTCACGGTCGACGGCGCCGACAACGGGCTGCGCATCAAGTCCAACGCGTCGCGCGGCGGGCTCGTGTCGAACGTGACGTACGAGAACGTGTGCATCCGGAAGACGAAGGAGCCGATCTTCATGGACACGCACTACAGCGCCTCGCCGCAGACGACGGGCACGCTGATCCCGGTGTTCCGCGACATCGTGCTCCGCAACGTGCGCGTGCTCGATGCCGGCCGCATCACGCTCGACGGCTACGACGCGGAGCGCCGGCTCGGGATCACGCTCGACGGCGTGACGTTCGACGACGTCGCGACGGTGAAGCTGAAGGCGTCGCACGCCGACGTGACGCTCGGCGCCGGCGGCACGAACCTGCCGATCGCGGGCGACGACGTGAAGATGACCGGGCCCGCCGTGCGCAAGGACGCCGCCGCGGCTCCGTCGTGCGAGGGACGCTTCGCGCCGTTCCCGGTGCGGTGAACAGCCAAAGCATCGACCGCAGAGCCAAGGGAGTTCTCCGCGTGCTCCGCGCCTCCGCGTGAGATCCGCCCCGCGTTAGGCGGCCTCGGAGGTCAGCCCGGCCATCATCCGCAGCAGCGCGTCCTGCGACGCCGCCTCGCGCGGCAGCTCGCCGACCACGCGCCCCTCGCGCAGCACCACGACGCGCGACGAGAGGTTCAGCAGCTCCGGCAGCTCGCTCGAGATGAGCAGCACCGCCGCGCCCTCCGCCGCGAGCTTGTCGATCCACGCGTGGATCTCGGCCTTCGCGCCGACGTCCACGCCGCGGGTCGGCTCGTCGAGGATGAGGATGTCGCCGCCCGCGGCGAGCCACTTCGCCATCACGATCTTCTGCTGATTGCCGCCGGAGAGCGCCGCGGTCACGGTCTCCTGTGTCGCCTTCACCCGCAGCCGGTCGAAGTAAATGCGCACCGTGTCGCGCTCCGCCGCGCGGTCGACGAAGCCGAAGCGCGACAGGCGGTCGAGCGTGGGAAGCGTGGTGTTCTCGCGCGTGCGCATGCCGAGCACGAGCCCCTGCTTCTTGCGGTCCTCGGGCACGAAGCCGATGCCGTGCGCCATCGCGTCCGTCGCGTGCGCGATCTGCACGCGCTTGCCGCGCACCGACACGAATCCGCGCGCCGCCGGCACGATGCCGAAGATCGTCTCCGCCACCTCGGAGCGCCCCGCGCCGACGAGCCCCGCGAGGCCGAGCACCTCCCCCGCGTGCAGCGTGAACGACACGTCCTCGAAGTGTCCGGGTCGCGTGAGCCCCTCCACGCGCAGCCGCTCCTCGCCGCGCGGCGCGCTGACGTGCGCCGGGAAGTACTGCTCCAGCCGGCGGCCGATCATGAGCTGCACGAGCGACGCCTCGTCGAGCTCCGATGTCGGATGCGTGCCGACGTGCCGACCGTCGCGGAGCACGGTGATGGTGTCGCACAGCCGGTAGATCTCCGGCATGCGGTGCGACACGTAGAGGATCGCGACGCCGCGCTCGCGCAGCTCGTCGATCAGCCGGAACAGGTTCGCCGCCTCGGCCTCGCCGAGTGAGCTCGTGGGCTCGTCGAACACGACGACCTTCGCCCCTTCGCCGACCGCGGCGGCGATCTGCACCACCTGCTGCTCGGCGACGCCCAGCGACGCCATCGGCCGGTCGGGGTCGATCGACGCGCCGACGGTGCCTAACAGCGCGCGCGCCCGCTCGCGCAGCGCGCCGCGGTCGACGAAGCCCCACCGGCTCGGCAGGCGGCCGAGGCACAGATTGTCGGCGACGGTGAGGTTCTCGCAGAACGCGAGCTCCTGGTGCACCATCGCGACACCCGCGGCGAGCGCGTCGCGCGGGCTCGCGAACCGCACCGGCCGCCCCTCGAGGCGCACCTCGCCGGCGTCCGCCTGATAGATGCCGGAGAGGATCTTTCCGAGCGTGCTCTTCCCCGCGCCGTTCTCGCCGCACACCGCGTGCACCGAGCCCGCGTGCACGTCGAACGACACGTCGTCCAGCGCCACCACGCCGGGAAAGCGCTTGGTGACGCCGCGGAACTCCACTGCAGGAGAGGTCATCTACGTGGCTGCGTCGCTGCGTGGCTGCGTGAGCACGTCGCTGTTACGCAGCCACGCAGCCACGTCGGTGTCATTGGTTCAGATACTTCGGGTCGACGTCGCTGAAGCCCCAGTCCTTGAGCTGCTTGGCCCACTGGTTGAGGTTCGACTTGTCGACGCGGATGAGATCCATCTGCACGTGCGCCGGCACGTCCTTCTTGTCGTGCACGTGGTCCCAGATGGTCTTCACGCTCACGTAGCCCCAGTTGTACGTCGGCTGTGCGAACAGCACCGGCGCGAGCCCCTTGTCGACGTACGGCAGCTCCGACGGCAGCGCATCGACGGAGACGATCTTCACCTTGTTCGGATCGAGGTCCGTCAGCAGCGTCTTCGTCCACAGCGGCCAGCCGCCGATGAACGCCCACCCCTGGATGTCGGGATACGCGTTCTGCGCGCGGAGCACCTCCGCGGCGGCGTCCTGCGGCGTCTCGATGTGATAGAACGTCCCGAGGATCTGCATGCCGGGATACTTCGCCGCCTCGTCCTTCGCGCCCTTCACCCGCTTCTGCAGGTTCGGCGCGTTCTGGTTGCCGGCGAGGATCCCGATCTTCCCCTTGCCGCCCATCTGCTTCGCCAGCTCGGCCATCACCTGGCGGCCCATCGCCTCGTCGTCGCCGCCGTAGAAGCTGAAGCGCTTCGACGTCGGCACGTCGGAGTCGAACGTCATCACCGGCACGCCGCGCGCGACCGCCTCGTCGATCGCGCCCACCAGCTTGCTCGCGTCGCTCGCCGAGAGCAGGATCGCGTCGTCGCCCGCGTTCACCGCCTGCGCGATGCGCTGCGCCTGCACGGCGGCGTCCTCGTTCGGCGGCGTGAGCCAGTCGATCTTCACCGTCACACCGGTCGCCTTGCCGATCGAGTCGGCGGCTGCTTCGGCCCCCTGCCGTCCGGAGAGGAAGACGGGGTTCGTGGAGCTCTTCGCGATCATCGCGATGGTGAACGTCTTCTTGCCGGACGCGGAGGCGCCGGCGGTCGTCGCGTTAGGCGTGCCGGACGTGGCCGAGTCGTTCCCGGCGCCGCCCCGGCTGCACGCGCCGAGACCGATGGTGGCGAGCAGGCCGAGCGCCGCGCGGCGCGTGATCACGGACGTGACGGACATTCGGGTTCTCGGGTGTGGGCACGTCTCACGCGGAGCCGCGGAGGACGCGGAGAAGACCACGGTGACGTCATCCCGGCGAAGGCCGGGATCGCCGCGTGCTCCGCGGCTCCGCGTGAGCACGAAGTGTGGTCAGGCATCTACGCAGCGCGAGGGCGGTTGGCGGTCGCGCTGGCCGCGGCGAGGCGCCGGGCGAGCAGCCGGCTGCCGCTCTGATCGAGCACGACGGCGATGATGAGCGCGCCGCCGATGATGATCCACTCGTAGTTCTGGTCGAGGTGCAGCGTGCGGATCGCCTGACGGATCGTGACGATGAGCAGCGCACCGAGCAGCGCGGAGACCGCGCTCCCCTTGCCGCCCGCGAGGCTCGCCCCGCCGACGACCGCGGCCGCGATCACGTACAGCTCGTACCCCGTCCCGTCGGACGACGTCGCGGAGCCGTAGAACGCCGCGCCGACGAACGCGGCGATCCCCGCCGAGATCCCGGAGATGACGTACACGCCGAGCTTCACGCGGTCGACGCCGAGCCCGGAGAAGCGGCTCGCCTCGACGTTGCCGCCGATCGCGAACACGTGCCGCCCCATCACGGTGCGCACGAGGTACACGCTGCCGATCACCGTCACGAGGAGCGTCACGAGCAGCGGCACCGGATAGAGCGCGGTGCGGAAGCCGAGGCTCGCCTTCACGACGTCGGTGAGCGCGCTCGGCACGAGGATGCTCTCGGCCTTGCTGATCACGAACGCGATGCCCCGCAGCATCCACATCGTGCCGAGCGTGATGATGAACGGGTGCACGCCGAGCCCGATCACC
This DNA window, taken from Gemmatirosa kalamazoonensis, encodes the following:
- a CDS encoding DUF937 domain-containing protein, with product MSVLDLVQQHLGPDQIRQLSQQIGADPAQTETAVQAALPMLLGGMASTAQDAGGAQGVQEAMQQHEGLLGGLGGLGGSLGSILSGALGGAGGAGGGILGNVLGRHEGQVNDGVQQASGLDAGQTKKLLLILAPIVLAALAHQRKQQQQSATQPSAADLNADGIPDALQQEARQAQAQTQRTAPHIGGIVGKILDAATRH
- a CDS encoding pectinesterase family protein, whose translation is MTRAALVLTLALVAPAGAGAQRWAAVVDARFTGRDGARVAGAPTYHTLGTALGALPKTGPAAVYLRNGRYREKLVVARPRVTLVGESRDGVVITWDDAAGTPRPGGGAPLGTFGSYTLRVAAPDFRAEHLTVENAFDYLANMRKPADDPTKLQGAQAVALALDSASDRASFEDVRVAGHQDTLYPNAGRAYFHKCEITGSVDFIFGAGVAVFDECVIVSRDRGSPTNNGYVAAPSTPLRRPYGFLFVRSRLTKETPAMAANTVVLGRPWHAGGDPQAVGSAVFVDCWMDDHVGAKGWDRMRMGTDSAGNAVWAEPNASRFYEYRSTGPGAVASPRRLQLTDADAARYTVERVLDGWTPPSARR
- a CDS encoding glycoside hydrolase family 28 protein, giving the protein MPRFAVIAALATLVSPLGAQDTRTVAEPKIPPACATLDASLVPVGDTTLADADEGRLDTDRIQRAIDGCAAGRAVVLKADGPRRAFLGGPLKLRPGVTLVVDSGAILFGSRDPEVYATSAGSCGVRKEGARGCRPLIAVDRADHAGVMGGGTIDGRGWATMAGQTISWWDLAQQARTGPPQQNPRMIQTNGSNDFTLYGITLRNSPNFHVVFDRGDGFTAWGVKIHTPSPNARNTDGIDPAGATNVTITRSWILTGDDNVAIKGGSAKTTHVTVSHNHFYRGHGMSIGSETNAGVERVLVTDLTVDGADNGLRIKSNASRGGLVSNVTYENVCIRKTKEPIFMDTHYSASPQTTGTLIPVFRDIVLRNVRVLDAGRITLDGYDAERRLGITLDGVTFDDVATVKLKASHADVTLGAGGTNLPIAGDDVKMTGPAVRKDAAAAPSCEGRFAPFPVR
- a CDS encoding sugar ABC transporter ATP-binding protein — its product is MTSPAVEFRGVTKRFPGVVALDDVSFDVHAGSVHAVCGENGAGKSTLGKILSGIYQADAGEVRLEGRPVRFASPRDALAAGVAMVHQELAFCENLTVADNLCLGRLPSRWGFVDRGALRERARALLGTVGASIDPDRPMASLGVAEQQVVQIAAAVGEGAKVVVFDEPTSSLGEAEAANLFRLIDELRERGVAILYVSHRMPEIYRLCDTITVLRDGRHVGTHPTSELDEASLVQLMIGRRLEQYFPAHVSAPRGEERLRVEGLTRPGHFEDVSFTLHAGEVLGLAGLVGAGRSEVAETIFGIVPAARGFVSVRGKRVQIAHATDAMAHGIGFVPEDRKKQGLVLGMRTRENTTLPTLDRLSRFGFVDRAAERDTVRIYFDRLRVKATQETVTAALSGGNQQKIVMAKWLAAGGDILILDEPTRGVDVGAKAEIHAWIDKLAAEGAAVLLISSELPELLNLSSRVVVLREGRVVGELPREAASQDALLRMMAGLTSEAA
- a CDS encoding sugar ABC transporter substrate-binding protein produces the protein MSVTSVITRRAALGLLATIGLGACSRGGAGNDSATSGTPNATTAGASASGKKTFTIAMIAKSSTNPVFLSGRQGAEAAADSIGKATGVTVKIDWLTPPNEDAAVQAQRIAQAVNAGDDAILLSASDASKLVGAIDEAVARGVPVMTFDSDVPTSKRFSFYGGDDEAMGRQVMAELAKQMGGKGKIGILAGNQNAPNLQKRVKGAKDEAAKYPGMQILGTFYHIETPQDAAAEVLRAQNAYPDIQGWAFIGGWPLWTKTLLTDLDPNKVKIVSVDALPSELPYVDKGLAPVLFAQPTYNWGYVSVKTIWDHVHDKKDVPAHVQMDLIRVDKSNLNQWAKQLKDWGFSDVDPKYLNQ
- a CDS encoding ABC transporter permease; translated protein: MEATASPTTDLPLFRRVSGTLLRSQQLGLVIVLIILGAALTAAAGSHPDRVTGAQVNNFLNAYTLIQMATDASAFAIMGVGATIVIISGGIDLSVGAIYALAGVVMAMVLRAAGPMGPIATVLLGLGACLGVSLVCGLLNGLMVIGLGVHPFIITLGTMWMLRGIAFVISKAESILVPSALTDVVKASLGFRTALYPVPLLVTLLVTVIGSVYLVRTVMGRHVFAIGGNVEASRFSGLGVDRVKLGVYVISGISAGIAAFVGAAFYGSATSSDGTGYELYVIAAAVVGGASLAGGKGSAVSALLGALLIVTIRQAIRTLHLDQNYEWIIIGGALIIAVVLDQSGSRLLARRLAAASATANRPRAA